Proteins encoded in a region of the Pirellulaceae bacterium genome:
- a CDS encoding Gfo/Idh/MocA family oxidoreductase yields the protein MAIKPDRRKFLQSSAAAGVGYWVAGGVASAQSKSPNEQIQFACIGVGGKGQSDSAEAGRNGKVVAICDVDDNTLKRAGLRFREAKPYNDFRRLFDEMGDKVDAVTVSTPDHNHAVAAVMAMKNDKHCFCQKPLSHSIHEARVMGNLAREKGVATMMGNQGTALDSLRKASAITNSGVLGDVKEVHVWTNRPVWPQGTDRPSEVSGVPNHVHWHQWIGPAPTRPYHEAYHPFKWRGFWDFGTGALGDMACHTLNMPFMALDLRDPTAVTATTAGHNKETYPGWSIIDFDFPANDKRGPVKLTWYDGGKRPDPSLFGGEKPESSGALIIGENGSLYGLQDYCNSYKLLGGIEEPKVEFDKSPGHFTEWINAINGKGPATSNFPDYAGPLTETILLGNLAVWVGDGKRVEWDAKNLKSTNMPELASFVKRDYRPGYTL from the coding sequence ATGGCAATAAAACCCGATCGTCGTAAATTTTTGCAGAGCTCTGCGGCGGCAGGCGTCGGCTACTGGGTTGCTGGTGGTGTCGCCAGCGCCCAAAGCAAATCCCCGAATGAACAGATTCAATTCGCTTGTATTGGCGTCGGCGGCAAAGGTCAAAGCGATTCGGCGGAGGCGGGCCGTAACGGTAAAGTCGTGGCAATTTGTGATGTCGATGACAACACGCTCAAGCGAGCGGGCCTGCGTTTCCGAGAAGCGAAGCCATACAACGACTTCCGTCGACTTTTCGACGAAATGGGCGACAAGGTCGATGCAGTAACGGTAAGTACACCGGACCATAATCACGCCGTGGCGGCCGTGATGGCAATGAAGAATGACAAGCACTGCTTCTGCCAAAAACCGCTCTCACACAGCATCCATGAAGCTCGAGTCATGGGGAATCTTGCTCGCGAAAAGGGCGTAGCAACGATGATGGGAAATCAGGGCACAGCCCTGGACAGTTTGCGCAAAGCCTCCGCCATTACGAATTCTGGCGTACTCGGTGACGTCAAAGAGGTTCACGTTTGGACGAACCGCCCCGTTTGGCCGCAAGGCACGGATCGTCCCAGCGAAGTCAGTGGTGTCCCCAATCACGTTCACTGGCACCAATGGATCGGTCCGGCTCCGACCCGTCCCTACCACGAAGCCTATCACCCCTTCAAGTGGCGTGGCTTCTGGGATTTCGGTACGGGCGCTCTGGGCGACATGGCTTGCCACACGTTGAATATGCCATTCATGGCGCTTGATCTACGTGATCCTACTGCCGTGACAGCCACAACCGCCGGTCATAACAAAGAAACCTACCCAGGTTGGTCAATCATCGACTTCGACTTCCCGGCCAACGACAAGCGTGGCCCGGTCAAATTGACCTGGTACGACGGCGGAAAGCGTCCTGACCCATCTTTGTTTGGTGGTGAAAAGCCGGAGTCCAGCGGTGCCTTAATCATCGGTGAGAACGGTTCTCTTTACGGTCTTCAGGACTACTGCAACAGTTACAAACTGTTGGGCGGCATTGAAGAGCCCAAAGTCGAATTCGACAAGTCGCCAGGCCACTTCACCGAGTGGATCAACGCGATCAATGGCAAAGGTCCAGCAACGTCAAACTTCCCCGACTATGCCGGACCATTGACCGAAACGATCCTGCTCGGCAACTTGGCCGTTTGGGTTGGTGACGGCAAGCGAGTCGAATGGGACGCCAAGAATCTCAAGAGCACGAACATGCCGGAATTGGCTTCGTTCGTCAAACGCGATTACCGACCGGGCTATACCCTCTAG
- a CDS encoding transglutaminase family protein, which yields MLLHITHETHYRYSAPVEIQPHLLRFQPRNDGSQTTQSFQLDLDPKPAGFTEQLDLEDNLVRFAWFEGNHRELSIKVAATVNTIRPNPFDFLKPHLGLSLAHLYDPADQTRLRHYLCRDKRPACADRVGELASRISKLAAGDPVRFLIDLNQEICNQIQLEYRDSGDPFTPHETLRRGAGACRDTAVLFIDACRSVGMAARFASGYHLNETPDESNELHGWVEAYLPNAGWRGFDPSVGIAVADEHVTVATASLPRNTFPVTGNYCGQAIPEMKTRVAVQKLSPPTREFSRHKIAGRKQNLLV from the coding sequence GTGCTACTCCACATCACACATGAAACCCATTATCGTTACTCCGCGCCGGTTGAAATCCAACCTCATCTGTTGCGATTTCAACCACGGAACGACGGCAGCCAAACGACCCAATCTTTTCAACTCGATCTGGACCCGAAACCAGCAGGTTTCACAGAGCAACTCGACTTGGAAGACAATCTCGTTCGATTTGCCTGGTTCGAGGGCAACCACCGGGAGTTATCGATCAAGGTCGCCGCCACAGTCAACACGATCCGACCCAATCCATTCGACTTTCTCAAGCCACACTTAGGCCTGAGTCTCGCTCATCTCTATGACCCGGCTGACCAAACACGACTACGGCATTACCTTTGCCGGGACAAACGGCCCGCCTGCGCTGATCGCGTTGGAGAACTGGCGTCCCGGATCTCAAAGCTCGCAGCAGGGGATCCCGTCCGCTTTCTCATCGATCTAAATCAAGAGATCTGCAATCAAATCCAACTTGAATATCGTGACTCGGGAGACCCTTTCACACCCCACGAGACGCTGCGCAGGGGCGCGGGTGCCTGTCGAGACACGGCCGTGTTATTCATCGATGCCTGCCGGTCGGTTGGGATGGCCGCCAGATTCGCCAGCGGCTACCACTTGAATGAAACTCCTGACGAGTCGAATGAATTGCATGGCTGGGTCGAGGCCTACCTTCCGAACGCCGGCTGGCGAGGCTTTGATCCCTCTGTCGGAATTGCCGTCGCTGATGAGCACGTTACCGTCGCCACTGCCTCATTGCCCCGCAACACGTTTCCAGTCACGGGCAATTATTGTGGGCAAGCGATCCCCGAGATGAAAACGCGAGTTGCCGTGCAAAAACTCTCACCGCCAACTCGCGAATTCTCCAGACACAAAATCGCAGGCCGAAAGCAAAACCTGCTCGTCTAA